The sequence GCAGCAGCAACACGTATCGCTGCGGCTGATGCCGCGAACGCTGCCGGCGGCGGCGGGCCCCCGCGTGGCGGTGGTGGCCATTCCCGTGGATGCCTCGCTGGAGGGGGAGGCGCTGGCGCTGGCGCACTGGGCCGAGCAGGCCGTGGCCCGCTCCGGGCGCCTGGAGCTGGTGCGCCTGACGGACGCGCTGGACGCCCAGGGCGCGAGCGCGCGCCAGGCGAAGGCGGTGGAGGGCAACGCCGCGTTCAAGGACGGCGCGAAGGCGTACGACGAGCTGGACACCGTGAAGGCGCTCCAGAGCTTCGACAAGGCCGTGAAGGACTACGAGCAGGCGGACCTGTCGCGCGCGTTCCCGCTCTTGAGCCGCGCGCGGGTGATGAAGGCCGCGACGCAGGTGGCCAACGGGGAGAACAAGGCCGCGGAGCTGGAGATGCGTGGCGTGCTCGCGGTGGATCCGCGCGCGACGTTCAACCCCAACTACTTCCCCCCGGAAGAAGTGGCGTTCGTGGAGAAGGAGCGCAAGGCGCAACTGGAGGGCGCGCAGGCGACCCTGTCGGTGCGCACGCAGCCCGTCGTCGCGCAGGTGTTCGTGGACGGGACCTACCGGGGCGTGTCCCCGCTGTCGCTCACCGGCCTGACGCGCGCGGACCACTACGTGACGCTGGTGGCGCCGGGCTACGCGGTGACGGAAGGCCGGGCGCGCGAGGGCGAGTCCTCCTTCACGCTCACGAAGCTGCCGGTGCAGCAGCGCTACGCCGCGCTCGTGGAGCGCATCGCGAAGAACCCCGACGATGACGAGCGCGACAAGGCGCTGCAGGAGCTGGGCGCGCTCGCGGGCGTGCCGCAGGTGCTGGCGCTGGTGGTGCGCGGCGGCCCTGGCAACGCGCCCTTGAGCGTCACCGGCCTGCGCATGGACGTGGCGGATGGCCACAACCAGGCGTACGCCCTGGGCCAGGTGCCGCGCGGCGACGCGATGGCCACGGGCTCGGAAGCGCTCCTGACGGGGCTCGTCGCCCAGGACGCGGCGCGCGTCGACGGCAAGCCGGTGAAGCACTTCGCCAGCGGCGGGGGCGTGAGCCGCCGCACCGCGGGCTACGTGCTGCTGGCCACGGGCGTGGCGCTCCTGGCGGGCGGCATCTACTTCGGCCTGGAGGCCTCCTCCAAGTCGGACGCGTTCAAGACCGCGCCGCAGGGCAGCACGCGCGCGGAGGACCTGAAGAGCACCGGCAAGACGTACGCACTGGTGGCGGACATCGGCGTGCTGGCGGGCCTGGTGTCGGCGGGCGCCGGCAGCTACCTGGCGTTCTACAAGAAGGGTGGGGGCTCGTCGTCCAGCGCCCCCGCGAGCACGCCCTCCGAGCGCGCCGCGCCGGCCCGTGAAGAGAAGCCCATGAAGGAGGCGCTGCCCATGCCGCCGCCTCCGCCCCCCGCCAAGACGGAGCCCGCCCCCAAGGCGAACGCCACGTCCACGCCGCCGGCCCCCGAGCCGGCCCCGGCGAACACGCCCCCGCCGGCCGCCTTCGAGCCGCCCCCGCAGGCCCCGCCCCCTCCGCCCGCGAAGAAGATGACGCGCAAGGAGCGCGAGGCCGAGGCCCGGCGCCAGCGTGAAGAGGCGGCCCGCCTCAAGCGCGAGGAGGAGCAGCGCAAGAAGGACGAGGAGGCGCGGCGCAAGCAGGAGGAAGAGGCGAAGCGCAAGGCGGACGAGGAGGCGAAGCGCAAGGCGGAGGAAGACGCCCGGCGCAAGCGCGAGGAAGAGAAGAAGCGTCCCAAGCTCGACGAAGACGATCTCCGGAACTACTAGCCATGCGCCGCCTTTCATCGCTCATCGTTCCCTCGGCCCTGGTCCTGGGACTGTCCGCCTGCAGCCTGCTCGTCGACTTCGACCCCGAGGGGCAGCCGTGTGACCGCGGCCAGTGCCTGGAGGGCTACGTCTGCCGCGACGAGGTCTGCGTCTCCGACGACGGCACCCCGGCCGGTGACGCCGGCACCACCGACGCCGGCACCAGCGACGCGGGCACGTCCGACGCCGGCGCCACCGACGCCGGTGACGGCGCGGACGCCGGCCTCACGGATGGCGGTCTGTCGCCCGACGCCGGCCTCGGCACCCGCGACGGGGGCTGAGGTCCCCAGGCCGGTTCCACCGCCGCGCCTTGAGGCCCCTGTCTCCCGGGGCCCGGGGCGCGGCGCCCTGTAAACACTCCCGCACGTGGCCGCCGGGCCGCGCCGTGTCCCCGCGGACACGGCTGCCTGCCCTCGGGCGCCAGCGCGAAACCCCTGTCATTCCAGTCACTTGCACGCGACGTCCGCGCCGGGGACCACGGCCGGTGCGTGGCATCATCCGTGCTCTGAGGCGGGCCCAAGGAGGCATCAACGACATGGGCAAGCGCGTGGGAGTGCTGATGGGCGGGTGGGGCGAGGAGCGGGAGATTTCGCTCAAGACGGGGGAGGCCGTGGTGGCGGCCCTGGAGACCCTGGGGCACACCGTCACCCGCGTCTTCGCGGGCCCGGGCCTGGACCGGGCGCTGCGCGCGGCCGACATCGAGGTGGCCTTCCTCGCGCTGCACGGCCGCATGGGCGAGGACGGCCGCGTGCAGGGCCTGCTGGAGCTGCTGGAGATTCCGTACACCGGCTCCGGCGTGCTGGCCTCCGCGCTGGCCATGGACAAGCCCATGGCGAAGAAGCTCTTCCAGCTGCACAACCTGGCCACGCCCCGGGGCTACCGGGTGGGCCGCGAGGACGCGGAGCGCGCGCTGGAGCTGCACGGCGACAGCGGCTTTCCCTGCGTGGTGAAGCCCGCGAAGGGCGGCTCCTCCGTGGGCCTGTCCGTGGTGCACGACGCCGGGGCGCTGGTGCCCGCGGTGGCCCAGGCGTGCCGCTTCGGCGGCGAGGCCCTGGTGGAGCGCTTCGTGAAGGGCCAGGAGGTGACGGTGGGCATCCTGGGCGACAGCGTGCTGGGCAGCTGCGAGGTGGCCTTCCCGCGCGAGGGCTTCGACTACGACGCCAAGTACAAGAACGGCGGCGCCCAGTACTTCCTCCCGCCCCGCCTGTCCGACACCCGCCGCGTCAACGTGGAGACGCTCGCGCTCGCGGCGTACCGCGCCCTGGGCTGCCGGGGCTACGGCCGCGTGGACCTGCTCTGCTCGGACACGGAGAACGACGTGGTGCTGGAGGTGAACACCCTGCCGGGCTTCACCCCCACCAGCCTCCTGCCGAAGATCGCCGCCCGCGCCGGCCTGGACTTCCCGGCGCTGGTGCAGGGCGTGCTCGACCGCGCCACCCGCGACGAGTCCCACGTCGCCGAGGGCGTCCCCGCCGCGCCCGTGCCCCTGCGAATCGCCCGCTAGGTCCTGCGGCGCCCGGAGCACCCGGGACGTCGTCCCAGCAGCCACTGGACGCAGGGAAGAGGGGGGTAACATCCTGCGTCAAAACCGTCCTGCAAGGCCTCTCGAATCCGGGGAATAGTTTGACACGACCCGGGTCGCTCCCTATTGTCCGCCGGCGATCAGTAGCCGGAAGGTCAAAGCCCTGTCTTTTCGGGCACATACGGGGCGGGGCTCAGCAGACCCACAGGCGGCGGTCAGCGTGAGCGGTCGGTCGGCATGCCGCCACGTCTGGTAGGACCGCTGGCGCCAGTGCCAGCGGGAGGGGCTGAGCGTCACCGATGACCACCGTCGAGATCATCTTCCTGGCAGTCTACTTCAGCCTGCTGAGCGTGCTGGGCGTCTATGGCTCCCACCGCTACCGCATGGCGTTCTTGTACTACCGCCACAAGTTCAAGCTGCCGACGCCCAACGGCACGCTCCCGGCGCTGCCACGGGTAACAATCCAGCTGCCCATCTTCAACGAGATGTACGTGGTGGAGCGGCTGGTGGAGTCGGTGTGCCGCATCGACTACCCGCGCGAGCTGCTGGAGATCCAGGTGCTGGACGACTCCACGGACGAGACGTGCGCCATCGCGCGCGCGTGCGTGGAGCGCCACCGCCAGAAGGGCCACGACATCGTCTACATCCACCGCGTCAACCGCCAGGGCTTCAAGGCGGGCGCGCTGGAGAACGGCCTCAAGCTGGCCACCGGCGAGTACGTGGCGGTGTTCGACGCGGACTTCGTCCCCAGCCCCGACTTCCTGATGCGCACGGTGCCCTTCTTCGCGGACGCGAAGGTGGGCATGGTGCAGGTGCGCTGGGGCCACCTGAACCGTGAGTTCTCCATCCTCACGCAGGCGCAGAGCATCTTCCTGGACGGGCACTTCATCATCGAGCACACCGCGCGCAACCGCGCCGGCTGCTTCTTCAACTTCAACGGCACCGCGGGCATCTGGCGCCGCGGCACCATCTCCGACGCGGGCGGCTGGCAGCACGACACGCTCACGGAGGACCTGGACCTGTCCTACCGCGCCCAGCTGAAGGGCTGGCAGTTCATCTTCCTGCCGGAGGTCATCTCCCCGGCGGAGGTGCCGGTGGACATGAACGCCTTCAAGAGCCAGCAGCACCGCTGGGCCAAGGGCTCCATCCAGACGGCGAAGAAGCTGCTCCCCACCATCCTCAAGAGCGACCTGCCGCTGCTGGTGAAGCGCGAGGCCTTCTTCCACCTCACCAACAACATGGCCTACCTGTTGATGGTGCTCCTGTCCGTGCTGATGCCCATCAGCATGGTGGTGCGCTTCCAGCACGGCCTGTACGGCACGCTGTTCCTGGACCTGCCCTTCTTCATCACCGCGACGGCCAGCGTCTGCGTCTTCTACGTGGCCGCCCAGCGCGAGCGCGGCGTGAAGGGCTGGGAGCGCTTCAAGTACCTGCCCTTCCTGATGAGCCTGGGCATCGGCCTGGCCATCAACAACGCGAAGGCCGTGGGCGAGGCGCTGCTCAACCAGCAGTCGGGCTTCGCGCGCACGCCGAAGACGGGCGCCGAGGGCAAGAGCGTCAAGGCCGTGAAGAAGAGCTACCGGGGCAGCAAGACGCTGATGCCGGTGGTGGAGCTGCTCTTCGCCGCCTACTTCACCGGGGCGCTGTGGTTCGCCATCGACTCGCGCATCTACACGTCGGTGCCCTTCATCATCCTGTTCCTGGCGGGCTTCCTCTATGTGGGCGTGTCCAGCCTGCTGCAGGGCCTGGCGGGCCGGGTGAAGGCGCCGGACGCCGCCCCCGCCGTGCCGGCCTCCGAGGAGCAGCCGCGTCAGGCGGCCTGAGCCGCCCCACCGCATCCGCGCCGGACCTCGCGCCGCCGCTTCCCACCTGGAATTTCCGGGCGGGGAGGGCGGCGCGGTGCTTTTCGCCCGGGAGGCTACAGGCCCGCGTCGGGCGCGCCGCGCAGCAGCACCTGCTCCTGGCGCACCGGGGCGGGGCCGGCGGTCGCGGTGCGGCAGCCCTCGTCGATGGAGGTGCTGGACGCGGCCCTCAGCGTGAGGCCGGCGTCGGTGCAGGCCACCGCCTCCGTGGGGAAGGTGACGGGGCAGGGCGTCCCGGAGGCGCTGAAGCCGGTGGCGCGCGTCTCCCCCACGAAGCCCTCCGGCGTGCGGGTGAGGATGATGCCCACCGAGCCCGCGTCCGGGGACTCCACGCCGCCGTCCGCCCAGGCGCGCACCACCGCGAGCGACAGCGTGCGGCCGTCGTCCTGGCCCAGGTAGCGGAAGGCCGGGTTCTGCGCGTGGTGGTAGTCGCCGGACTGGTCCTTCTCACAGCCGGGCGGCACGTGGATGGGCGGCGGCCGGGAGGCCGTGGCGGTCTCCACCCGGGGTGGGGCCTTGCCCGGACAGGCCGCGAGCGAGAGGACACAGAGGCCAAGGGGGAGGGTGACGAGGGCGCGGTGCATGGGGCGCGGATATTCTCCCAACGGACGGCCGGGTGGGACGGTGTTTGCTTCCCCTGGGATGACTCTCTAACCTTCGGTCCGACATGAGTCTTCGCCGCTTCGCCATCCTGTCGCTCGTCGCCGCCCTGGCGCTGCCCTCCGCCGCGTTCGCCCAGGACATTGATGATCTCCTCGGCCCCTCGGAGGAGACGAAGCCCTCGAAGCCCAAGGGCAAGCCCAAGACCGCGAAGCCGCCGAAGGCGACGGCGAAGAAGAAGACGCCGCCCAAGGACAAGAAGGTCACCACGCGCAAGGGCAAGGCGGGCAAGGGCGCCGCGACGGCCACCGCCGAGGACGCGGCGCCGGCCAAGGCCACGCTCGTGCTCAAGCTGGGCAGCAACGCGCGCGGCGCGAAGGTGACGGTGGACGGTCAGGAGGTGAACCCGCAGACGCCGCTGGAGCTGACGCCGGGAGATCACACCGTCGTCGCCCGCCGTCAGAACTACTCGGACTTCAACCAGCAGGTGACGCTGGCGCCGGGCCAGTCGGCGGAGCTGACGCTGGCGCTGGACGCGGCGACGGGCTTCGCCACCCTGCGCGCGGACGTGCCCCGCGTCACCGTGTACGTGGACGGGGCGCGCGTGGGCCCCACCCCCGTGGAGAACCACCCCCTGGCCCAGGGGCAGCACGAAATCGAGTTCCGCGGGCCCGCGGGGCTCAAGGACGTGAAGAACATCAACGTGCGCGCCGGCCAGCTCTACGTCGTGGAGGGGCGCCTGCGCCCGTCCCAGGAGCCGGTGGCGTCCGCGACGACGCCGGTGTCCCAGCCGGACGACACGCCGCGCTCGACGGTGCTGGAGCCCTCGAAGCCCTCGCAGCCGGTGGAGCAGCCGGGGCTGGCGCTGGGCACCGAGCAGCCGCCGGAGGTGAAGGAGAGCACCAGCAAGGCCTGGTACCAGAAGTGGTACGTCTGGGTGGGCGTGGGCGTGGTGGCCGCCGCGGCGGGCGCCGGGGCCTACGCGGTGACCAAGAG is a genomic window of Corallococcus macrosporus containing:
- a CDS encoding D-alanine--D-alanine ligase encodes the protein MGKRVGVLMGGWGEEREISLKTGEAVVAALETLGHTVTRVFAGPGLDRALRAADIEVAFLALHGRMGEDGRVQGLLELLEIPYTGSGVLASALAMDKPMAKKLFQLHNLATPRGYRVGREDAERALELHGDSGFPCVVKPAKGGSSVGLSVVHDAGALVPAVAQACRFGGEALVERFVKGQEVTVGILGDSVLGSCEVAFPREGFDYDAKYKNGGAQYFLPPRLSDTRRVNVETLALAAYRALGCRGYGRVDLLCSDTENDVVLEVNTLPGFTPTSLLPKIAARAGLDFPALVQGVLDRATRDESHVAEGVPAAPVPLRIAR
- a CDS encoding cellulose synthase family protein, encoding MTTVEIIFLAVYFSLLSVLGVYGSHRYRMAFLYYRHKFKLPTPNGTLPALPRVTIQLPIFNEMYVVERLVESVCRIDYPRELLEIQVLDDSTDETCAIARACVERHRQKGHDIVYIHRVNRQGFKAGALENGLKLATGEYVAVFDADFVPSPDFLMRTVPFFADAKVGMVQVRWGHLNREFSILTQAQSIFLDGHFIIEHTARNRAGCFFNFNGTAGIWRRGTISDAGGWQHDTLTEDLDLSYRAQLKGWQFIFLPEVISPAEVPVDMNAFKSQQHRWAKGSIQTAKKLLPTILKSDLPLLVKREAFFHLTNNMAYLLMVLLSVLMPISMVVRFQHGLYGTLFLDLPFFITATASVCVFYVAAQRERGVKGWERFKYLPFLMSLGIGLAINNAKAVGEALLNQQSGFARTPKTGAEGKSVKAVKKSYRGSKTLMPVVELLFAAYFTGALWFAIDSRIYTSVPFIILFLAGFLYVGVSSLLQGLAGRVKAPDAAPAVPASEEQPRQAA
- a CDS encoding PEGA domain-containing protein; this translates as MSLRRFAILSLVAALALPSAAFAQDIDDLLGPSEETKPSKPKGKPKTAKPPKATAKKKTPPKDKKVTTRKGKAGKGAATATAEDAAPAKATLVLKLGSNARGAKVTVDGQEVNPQTPLELTPGDHTVVARRQNYSDFNQQVTLAPGQSAELTLALDAATGFATLRADVPRVTVYVDGARVGPTPVENHPLAQGQHEIEFRGPAGLKDVKNINVRAGQLYVVEGRLRPSQEPVASATTPVSQPDDTPRSTVLEPSKPSQPVEQPGLALGTEQPPEVKESTSKAWYQKWYVWVGVGVVAAAAGAGAYAVTKSPAELTPGQVCGGECDGSIGFSGLRPVMPAPGMRF
- a CDS encoding PEGA domain-containing protein encodes the protein MRRPFNRALHATLSGWLVGMLAVGPAAAQQQHVSLRLMPRTLPAAAGPRVAVVAIPVDASLEGEALALAHWAEQAVARSGRLELVRLTDALDAQGASARQAKAVEGNAAFKDGAKAYDELDTVKALQSFDKAVKDYEQADLSRAFPLLSRARVMKAATQVANGENKAAELEMRGVLAVDPRATFNPNYFPPEEVAFVEKERKAQLEGAQATLSVRTQPVVAQVFVDGTYRGVSPLSLTGLTRADHYVTLVAPGYAVTEGRAREGESSFTLTKLPVQQRYAALVERIAKNPDDDERDKALQELGALAGVPQVLALVVRGGPGNAPLSVTGLRMDVADGHNQAYALGQVPRGDAMATGSEALLTGLVAQDAARVDGKPVKHFASGGGVSRRTAGYVLLATGVALLAGGIYFGLEASSKSDAFKTAPQGSTRAEDLKSTGKTYALVADIGVLAGLVSAGAGSYLAFYKKGGGSSSSAPASTPSERAAPAREEKPMKEALPMPPPPPPAKTEPAPKANATSTPPAPEPAPANTPPPAAFEPPPQAPPPPPAKKMTRKEREAEARRQREEAARLKREEEQRKKDEEARRKQEEEAKRKADEEAKRKAEEDARRKREEEKKRPKLDEDDLRNY